Genomic window (Cyanobacterium sp. T60_A2020_053):
TGGGGTATGTCACACAGATGCTTACACCTTGTCAGGATTAGACCCTGAGGGATTATTTCCCACTATTTTAGCAGGGTGTTTTCAAAGTCAGGATCAAAATTGATTTGTTTTTGACAAGAAGACAGGTTGACAGGGCGACAGGGCGACAGGGCGACAGGGCGACAGGGCGACAGGGAGACGGGGAGACGGGGAGATAATAATTCATAATTCATAACTCATAATTCATAATTCATAATTCATTACCCTCACGACTCGGCTTTTTTTCGCTTCCTAGAACATGGTATATTTGCTTATGGGAAGGCAATTTTCATCAACGAGAAATAAATATAAAATATGCTGGATAGTAAATCAATCTTAGAAGTATTAAAACCAGTTCAAGACCCTGAACTGCAAAAAAGTTTGGTAGAGTTAAATATGATTCGTGATGTGCAAGTGGTGGAGGGCGCTGTTAGCTTTACCCTCGTGCTAACTACTCCTTCTTGTCCATTAAGAGAATTTATTGTGGAAGATTGCGAAAAAGCTGTTAAACAGTTATCAGGGGTAGAAACGGTTAAGGTTAACGTGACGGCAGAAACACCACAGCAAAAGCCGTTACCCGATCGCACTTCTGTGGATAAAGTGAAAAATATTATCGCTATTTCCAGTGGTAAGGGAGGAGTGGGTAAAAGTACCGTAGCGGTTAATGTGGCGGTATCTCTAGCTCAAGCTGGTTCTAAGGTTGGTTTGTTGGATGCTGATATTTATGGTCCTAATGCGCCCACCATGTTAGGTTTAAATAATGCGCCCCTCACCGTACACAAATCGCCTCAAGGGGATATTTTAGAGCCTCTCTTTAATCATGGTGTCAAAATGGTTTCTATGGGTTTACTAATCGATCCAGATCAGCCGGTGATGTGGCGTGGCCCCATGTTAAATGGTATTATCCGTCAATTTCTCTATCAAGTAGAGTGGGGCGAATTAGATTATCTTATCGTGGATATGCCGCCGGGTACGGGAGATGCTCAATTAACTTTAGCACAAGCTGTACCGTTGGCGGGCGCTGTCATTGTCACCACTCCTCAAACCGTATCTCTCCAAGACGCCCGACGAGGTTTAAAAATGTTTGAGCAATTAGGCACAAATATTCTCGGTATTGTGGAAAATATGAGTTATTTTATCGCTCCCGATGACGGGCGCACTTATGATATTTTTGGCTCAGGGGGCGGTGAAAAAGCATCAAAAGAATTACAAGTGCCTTTATTAGGTTGTATTCCCCTAGAAATGTCCGTCAGAGAAGGCGGAGATAACGGTATTCCCATCGTCATTGCTTATCCTGATTCAGAATCAGCGAAAGCCTTAGTTAAAATTGCTCAACAAATTGCTGGTAAGGTGTCAGTTTTTGCGTTAAGTGCTTAGATGATGATTTTCAAGCCGTGTAATTAATTATACGGTGTAAAAAATACTTGATATTACTTTTTTATTACTGCCTGAATTATGATTGAAATAAACACTGATATTTTGTTGGGTGACTGTAAGGAAATTCTCAAAAAAATACCAGATAATTCCATTAATTTAATTGTCACATCTCCCCCTTATGCCGATCAGCGCAAAAAAACTTATGGGGGTATTCATCCTGATGATTATGTTGATTGGTTTTTGCCCATTAGCGCTGAATTATTAAGAGTTTTACATCCCCAAGGAACATTCATTCTTAATATTAAAGAAAAAGTTGTTAATGGTGAAAGAAGCACTTATGTTTTAGAGTTAATTCTTGCCATGAAAAAACAAGGTTGGTTGTGGACAGAAGAATTTATTTGGCACAAAAGAAATTGCTTTCCCGGTAAATGGTCTAACCGTTTTCGAGATGCGTGGGAAAGATTATTACAATTCAATAAACAAAAAAAATTTAATATGTACCAAGAAGCGGTAAAAGTACCTATTGGACATTGGGCAACAGATCGTTTAAAAAATTTAAGTGACACAGATAAAATTCGTGACAACGCCAAAAATGGTAGCGGATTTGGCAAAAATGTTTCTAATTGGGTAGGTAAAACTGATGTTTATCCCACAAACGTAGTACACTTAGCAACAGAATGTAGTAATAAAAATCACAGTGCCGCTTTTCC
Coding sequences:
- a CDS encoding site-specific DNA-methyltransferase: MEINTDILLGDCKEILKKIPDNSINLIVTSPPYADQRKKTYGGIHPDDYVDWFLPISAELLRVLHPQGTFILNIKEKVVNGERSTYVLELILAMKKQGWLWTEEFIWHKRNCFPGKWSNRFRDAWERLLQFNKQKKFNMYQEAVKVPIGHWATDRLKNLSDTDKIRDNAKNGSGFGKNVSNWVGKTDVYPTNVVHLATECSNKNHSAAFPEGLPEWFIKLFTEEGDIILDPFAGSGTTLTVAQKLKRNSIGIEILPEYYEQIKEKITPVSYLLL
- a CDS encoding Mrp/NBP35 family ATP-binding protein; translation: MLDSKSILEVLKPVQDPELQKSLVELNMIRDVQVVEGAVSFTLVLTTPSCPLREFIVEDCEKAVKQLSGVETVKVNVTAETPQQKPLPDRTSVDKVKNIIAISSGKGGVGKSTVAVNVAVSLAQAGSKVGLLDADIYGPNAPTMLGLNNAPLTVHKSPQGDILEPLFNHGVKMVSMGLLIDPDQPVMWRGPMLNGIIRQFLYQVEWGELDYLIVDMPPGTGDAQLTLAQAVPLAGAVIVTTPQTVSLQDARRGLKMFEQLGTNILGIVENMSYFIAPDDGRTYDIFGSGGGEKASKELQVPLLGCIPLEMSVREGGDNGIPIVIAYPDSESAKALVKIAQQIAGKVSVFALSA